The Onthophagus taurus isolate NC unplaced genomic scaffold, IU_Otau_3.0 ScKx7SY_22, whole genome shotgun sequence genome has a segment encoding these proteins:
- the LOC139432517 gene encoding uncharacterized protein, producing MSTQKLNIYCEPIVDNSIAREEVHSYYPSTNCFQNNNIFTIELNQDDVLFSFFESYIRIEGDYKEKLNDPTDTIQLTHNLPTYLFEYIAFEHNGTEIEWVREPGLTSLIRTLLQQNEMECKSLEITGLKWPPEGNLPTVSANKDFTFQIPLSHIFGLFRDYNHVMRGRFKFRFVRSRTDSNCNKSASKADSSTAEFTVKTVTLLAKHVYPSPSIKMKLLDGLNKNANIPVPFRKWSFYELPSMRKGNKEIWSVTSTTNRGRPQYVIVALQTNRKDQPNSDCTLFDHLNIIDLKVYLNSYCYPFESMNLEFAKENYVELYKMYTEFQPYIWETSRKQPIMDFASFKKRPLFVVDTTKNNDEEAAPSASCEVRIEIQSGKDFPPDTKAYCILLQESMYTYKP from the coding sequence ATGTCTacacaaaagttaaatatatacTGCGAACCCATCGTGGATAATTCGATCGCTAGAGAAGAAGTGCATAGTTATTATCCCTCCAcaaattgttttcaaaataacaatatattcACCATTGAACTGAACCAAGACgatgttttattttcgttcTTCGAAAGTTATATACGTATTGAGGGagattacaaagaaaaattaaacgatcCAACTGATACTATCCAGCTAACGCAcaacttaccaacatatcTATTTGAGTATATCGCATTTGAGCATAACGGTACTGAAATCGAATGGGTACGTGAACCCGGTTTAACATCATTGATTCGAACCCTACTTCAACAAAACGAAATGGAATGcaaatctttagaaataacTGGTTTAAAATGGCCACCCGAAGGAAATTTGCCTACAGTTAGTGCGAACAAGGATTTCACATTTCAAATCCCATTAAGTCATATTTTCGGATTATTTAGAGACTATAATCACGTTATGAGAGGTCGCTTCAAATTTAGATTTGTTAGAAGTCGTACTGACTCCAATTGTAATAAATCTGCATCAAAAGCCGATTCTAGCACCGCAGAGTTTACTGTAAAAACAGTCACATTGTTGGCGAAACATGTGTACCCAAGCCCATCTATAAAGATGAAGCTATTAGATGGCTTAAATAAAAACGCAAACATTCCCGTACCGTTTCGGAAGTGGTCTTTTTATGAGCTACCTTCAATGAGAAAGGGAAATAAAGAGATTTGGTCGGTCACGTCAACAACTAACAGAGGTAGACCTCAATACGTTATAGTTGCACTCCAAACCAATCGAAAGGATCAGCCGAATTCAGATTGTACACTTTTCGATCACTTGAACATTATAGATCTTAAAGTATATCTAAACTCATACTGCTATCCATTCGAGTCGATGAATTTGGAGTTTGCGAAAGAAAATTATGTTGAActatataaaatgtatacCGAATTTCAACCGTATATTTGGGAAACATCTCGAAAACAACCGATTATGGATTTCGCAAGCTTTAAAAAGAGGCCTTTATTCGTGGTGGATACCACTAAGAATAACGATGAAGAAGCCGCCCCATCCGCATCATGTGAGGTGCGTATCGAAATTCAAAGCGGTAAAGATTTTCCGCCTGATACAAAAGCATACTGTATACTACTTCAAGAATCCATGTATACGTACAAACCTTGA